TCGGTTTCTGAGACTGCAACGTTCGAAACCAACAAGTTGGTGATTGTTCCGATTAATTGCTCCTGCTCAGGTGAGTATTATCAGCTAAACACATCTCATGTTGTTGTCAATGGCGATACCTTTTTTATCATTGCGAATAACACATTGCAAGGCCTTTCGACATGTCAAGCTATGTTGAATCAGAATGGTAATCGAACTGCAGAAGACTTGTCTATTGGTGATAGACTCAATGTTCCTCTTAGATGTGCTTGTCCCACAAAGAACCAAACTGATCTAGGTTTCAAGTATCTTTTGACTTACTTAGTTGCCCCAGACGATTATGTTTCATTGATCAGCAATAGATTTGGATCATTTGGTTCAGATACAGGGAGAACTCTCGAAGCTAACGGCCTTCCGGAGCAGGGTTCCACAATTTATTCCTTCAGCACACTCTTAGTTCCTTTGAAGAACCCTCCAAATAATTCTCAAACCGTAGAGCCTCCCTCGTCATCACCATCACCTCCGGCaacacctccacctccacctccacctccctCCAATAACTCAAACAAAACATGGGTTTACGCCCTTGTTGGGGTTCTTGGAGGAGGTGGGCTTGTATTGGTCATAGGCGTTATTATCTTTTGCGTATTTTTCCGCAGAAGTACTAAGAAGGGCTTCGATCCAGTTATCGCCTCAGAGAGCTTTGAGGCACTTGAGAAACCACAAGAGAAGGTGGAGGAAGAAGGATCTCGGGACTTCCTAGAGTCCTTATCTGGCATAGCTCAATCCCTCAAAGTTTACAAATTTGAGGAACTGCAACGCGCAACAGATGGTTTTAGCACTGCTTATTTGATTAAAGGGTCTATTTATCGCGCCAAAATTAATGAGGATTTGGCAGCCATTAAGGAGATGAATGGAGATGTGTCCAAAGAgataaatttactaaaaaaagtCAGCCATTCCAATATCATTCGCCTCTCTGGAGTTTGTTTTAATGACGGACATTCGTATCTTATCTACGAGTATGCTGTCAATGGACCCTTGAGTGATTGGATTTACAACAGTAGCAATGACGGGAAGTTCCTGAATTGGACACAGAGAATACAGATTATGCTGGATGTGGCCTCAGGGCTTCACTATCTCCACAGCTTCACCACTCCTCCCCATGTCCACAAGGATGTAATGAGCAGTAACATTCTTCTTGACAGCGATTTCAGGGCCAAGATTGCAAACTTCGGTCTAGCAAGGTCAACAGAAGCGCCGGAAGGTGAGTTTTCTTTGACAAATCACATTGTCGGAACAATAGGCTACATGGCTCCTGAGTACTTGGAAAATGGCTTGATATCCCCAAAGCTTGATGTCTACGCATTTGGCGTTCTCATGCTGGAAATACTCACTGGAAAAGAGGTTGCTATGTTTTACGATCTCTTGTCTGATGTTGTAAACTCTGTGCTTAACAACAAAGACGGAGGTCAGAGTTTGAGGGAGTTCATGGATCCTTCTATGCAAGAGAGTTATCCTCCAGAACTTGCTGTGTTCGTGATCAAACTGATTGATAACTGCTTGAACAAAAACCCCGCTGCTCGCCCGGGCATGGAGGAGATTGTACAGCTTCTGTCCAGAACCTTGAGCAATTCACTGAGTTGGGAATTGTCAAGCAACATCTCAGGCTACAAAACTTTAGTGGGAGTTCTTGGTAGTACCGAAACTGGAACAGGATCTCATTCAACTACTTAGTTTAAATTTGGATTTTATTGTAATTTActgcttctctttctctttttccAATTAAGATTCATATGCTGCTATTGTGTATAAGTTATGGAAAATTCTTCGGATATGCAGCAGTAAAAAGCCTCAGGCAAATTTCCATAAAAATAAGCCAATGACTGGAAGAAATGTTTTGACATAGAAAAATGATCTGTTTCTTGCAGAATTATATGTGTCTTGGCCCGATCCCGAGATACGTTCAGTTTAGGCTTGGATTTTATTGTAATATActgcttctctttctctttttccATTTAAGATTCATCTGCTGCTATTGTGTATAAATTATGGAAAATTCTTCGGATATGCAGCAGTAAAAAGCCTCGGGCAAATTTCTAGAAAAAATAAGCCAATGACTGGAAGAAATGTTTTGACCAAGAGAAATGATCTGTTTCTTGTAGAATTATATGTGTCATGCTCCAAATCCTGAGATACGTTTAGGATCGACATGTAACGTCAGAGAGTACCTGTTCAACTATCATGATATGCATGTTGTTTTATGCTACAAATTAAAGTGATGACTTGAGAGTGAAGGGGGCATAGCGACCGCCTTGGGTTTCGATCCCCTAAACCTCCAGAGGGGCTACTACGAAGGGATTATCACCGTTACCTTTCTAGGAGAGGTACTAAGATAACTAAGGGTAGAGCATTAAAGAACACTCTCGTTACAGGGGGTAGTTGGTCATTGGACCGGTCATCAGGCATGTAGTGATTTATTGGgatttctattttctttttaaaaggaAATTGTGTGAGTATACAATCTATTTTCAAAACTAAACGAAGCTTTTGTTGTGCATCATTTTCCTATAATACATATAGTGTCATATACTATTTTCAAACCTAGCTGGGATGGATTCTCTAAGGGGGAGCGACGAATGTTTGTGATGCTCACCCCTTACTTTATTACATGACCCGTGCACCTACAAATAGACGTTTTGGACTATAGTCGGAACTAGTGTTGTTTGTTACTTGTCAACTTCTCGGTCGTTCATTGCCTCACCGTCTTGAAGGATTTTTGTAGCCAAACTCAACATTTTGCATTTTCAAATCAACTAAAGAGTTGGTTTAGTATGATAATTACTTTAAACTCTTTGGTTTTGTTGTAAGTTGTAAACTTCGTCTTTGATGTAAAAAATTTATCCAAATTCTGTCGCCCTTTTATTCTTCGTTTTACCAAAATGATTTCCGCTTCCATACtgcttaaaaataaattattttacttCCCCTCAAATAGCCTTACATTCTATTGAGAATGTAGTGTTATAATGTTGGAATTTAACACTATAATATTGTGTTACTAATAGAGCATGACACTGTTACGTACCTATTTTTGGGGCAtgacaacataaataataataatttcccGAAAATTTGAAATACAACAAACTGAATTGTGAAATCCAATAATGGGATTTCACAATATGGATCGGAAATGCTTTGTGCAAAACGTCCATTCATTACAAAAGAACCGACTGTGAATACACCATAGATAATGTTGCAATGTCATTGTATCGAACAAAACGTACGTAGCATAGCCAGATTATTAAAATGGACTATAAGGTATTTTTATTGGCATATAAGGAGACTTGGTCGAGTCAAGAGTGCTACTAGTCATGGCACGTAAGGAGAATTGGTCTAGTCAAGAGTGCTACTAGTCATATGATTCTCCCCTACATCCCTACCCTAAACTCCCTTAATTAAGGAACTACTTCTCCTTTAAAAAAGATTAAAGTTCAGTACAAGTTAAATTTGGGTCCCAACCACGAatgattttctgggaaaattccATGTGATTAAAAACCTAATTAGTCAACATAAGTACAAAAAGTCaattattcaaaataattaaaacgcGGTAATGCTGATGCTGCAGACATTGTCATTGCCATGTACTACAAAACTTCAAGACTTCAAGCTTTTCCTCTGCCAGAAGTCTTCGCAGAAAGTAGAAACTTGATCATGGATTGCTCTATGTTCATGTTCTGAGTTTTGTTGCTCTTCACTCCGAAAAACAAAGCGGAACAAAGTTACTTAGAAGACTCGGCTTCTGATTGTGGCGAAAATGTCGGTACATCTCCGGCTTTTCTGTACAGTTGCAATggaaaaaaatcaagaaagagCTAGGTAGTTCCTGGGATTGATATATGGAAGAATATATGGAGGAATAATATGGCTGAATATTTCATATGTATTGAACAGAGGCTATGTAGcccatatatatacaaatacaaatagAAAAGTCAAACCCTGATTCTAATCCTATAAAGCCGTGATACACAATACATGGAATAGTTTTTCCTAGTTAAGACAAATACAATATTATACATTAATTACAAAACATtcttaatactccccctcaagttggagagtgaAGATTACGAACGCCCAACTTGTCTCGTAGCTTCACAAATTGATCCTTCCCTAAAGCCCTTGTAAATATATCAGCTAACTGGAAGAGTGTAGGCACATACGTAGGACGAATTATACCAGCTTGTAATTTTTCTCGAACAATATGACAATCTATCTCAATATGCTTGGTACAATTGTGAAAAACAAGATTTGCTGTGATGTACAAGGCTGCCTGATTATCACAAAACAATGAAGCGGGAGTTTTCTGGGGAACTCGTAAATCTTGTAATATGTATCACAGCCAAGTTATTTCTAGGCAAGTATTTGCCATAGCACAGTATTCCGCCTCAGCTGATGACTTGGACACATTATCTTGCTTTTTGGACTTCCATGAAATGAGTGAATTGccaagaaaaatacaatatcTCGTAACTGATCTTCTCATGGCACGACATCTTCCCCATTCAGAATCACAAAAAGCTTTCAAGTCTAGATTATTGTTGGCTGAAAATAGTAGACCTTGGCCTGGAGTGCCTTTGATATATCTAAGTATTCGCATAGCTGCATCCCAATGCAATTGGCTCAAAGTACGAACGAGATAAACCATGTCCGGTAATAGTGAGATATATCAATCTCCCAACTAAAACTAACCTTCTGTATTTAGTTGGATCATTCAACAATGCTCTATCTGTGGATGTAAGTGCTAAGTTTTGTTCCATCAGAAAAGGATCTGGCTTTGCACCAAGTAACCCTGAGTCTTGTAGAATATCGAGTGCATATTTTCGTTGTGACATAAAAATTCCCTTTTCTGAGTGTGCGAACTCAATACCCAGAAATACTTTAGATCACCAAGGTCTTTGATGCGGAAGTGTTTGGGAAGAAAGGCTTTGAGTTGTTCCATCTCTTGGATATTATTTCTTGTGATAAGTATGTCATCAACGTAAATAAGAACGATAGTGGTTGAACTACCTCAGATGTTAGTGAATAAGGAATAATCCGCTTTCGATTGATGATATCCAACTTTTTGAATAACATCTGAGAAGGTGGTGAACCAAGTTCTAGGTGTCTGTTTGAGTCTGTAAATGGACTATTTGAGCTGACTTACAAGATTCTCCCTTTGTCGGCGAAGACCCGAAGGGGGTTCCATGTAGACCTCTTCATGAAGAGTGCCATGCAGAAAGGCATTCTGAACGTCTAATTGATGAATGAACTAAGTGCAGGCAGCATCAATGGTAAGGAGACAACGCAGAGTGGTGAGTTTGGTAGTGGGGGAAAAGGTTTCCTGGTAATCAACTCCCTCAACCTGTGTGTATCCTTTTACAACAACACGAGCCTTGTAACGATCAAGAGAACTGTCAGAGTTGTACTTCTTTTTGAAAACCCATTTGGAGCCGATAGGCTTATGACCAACGGGAAAGGGAACCAAGTCCCAAGTTTGATTGTGGTGTAACGCATATAATTCTGTGTGCATAGCTTGTTGCCAATTCAGATCAAGGATAGCTTCATCATATGTGGTGAGCTCAGATGGACCTGTAATGTTAGCTAAAAAATAGCAATGGGCAGAAGAGAAATAAGAGTTGGAAAGAAAATTAGATATGGGATAATGGGTACCTTTTGCAGAACGTGGTACCAGGGAAAAGTGATTGACTTGGTGAGACATGTGGTAGTCTTTAGTCCATGCCGGTGGCTGTTTGGGACGAGTGGAGTGCCTGAGAGAAATGAGAATAGGTTGTGAAGAGATGGGAAtattgttaggaatgtcggtactacaagatagagaatgcacaaggtaaagtagaaaatggacaccaagaatttatgtggttcggcaatttatgcctacgtccaccaaacaaggatcaatcttcactatatgaaaaagatgagtacaacaagagtagtcttaccaagccaaagacaaggcttgatggatacaagaaagtataacacacactttctatcactttaaacttcactcacacaatgtgtagtggaacactctcactctcactcttggagcgGAACTCTAGCTTtagacttgatcctttgctacttacacttggttcttaattggttacttcactacaacatcacacccatatttatagatgagggtttggcattctactagtttctagtgtattcttcaaacctctagcatagataattctagactagccacaaaattgtagcctttagatctttccatttgcaaccaaggaagctagtgctctctagcttcttccatcaacttaataacatgctagaattgtctagcatgctccaaccacctcacttgcttactagaataatctagaacattgatcatgggctggaccatataccaacaatctccccctccagtccatgagggaggaattctgatcatgactccaagttacctggagtccatcccagcagccttaatgcagaattccaactttgattttgtgactacctttgttaacatgtctgaagaattattatcggtatgaatcttTTTCAACTGTAGCAACTTGTTCTCGATAGCAtctctaatccagtgataacgaatatcaatgtgcttagtgcgtgaatgatatgtagtgttcttactcaaatccagagcactctgactatcacaataaatGCCATAATCACTTTCcttcaaacccaactcttggaaaaaccgcttcagccacaacaacttcttgcatgcttctgtagcggctatgtattcagcctcAGTTGTGGACAACGCAACACACTTTTGcaacttggattgccaagacacggctcctcctgcaaaagtaaacaagtacccaaacgtagattttctaccatccaggtcacctctcatgtcagcatctgtaaatccttccaagattggtttggaaccgccaaagcacaaacacatcttagaagtccccttcaaatatatgagaatccacttaacagcttcccaatggtctttccctggattagagagaaacctgcttaccacacctactgcatgagcaatatttggccgtgtgcacaccattgcatacatgatacttcctactgctgaagagtagggaacaactgccattttctcattttcttcatatgtttttggacacgactctttgctcaacttgatatgattggctaaaggtgagcttaccgaTTTGGCTACTTGTATGTTGAACATttcaagcacccgttcaacatacGTTTCTTGTGACAAccacaacttcttggattttctatcacgaattatctccatgcccaaaatctgcttggttggccctaagtctttcatgtcaaaggacttagataactcttctttgagctttttaatcatagaagcatcttcaccgataatcaacatgtcatcaacatgaagcaataaaatgatgaatttacctctagaaaattgtttgatatagacacaagagtcagcatgagttctcttgtacccattactcatcatgaatgagttgaacttcttattccattgtctcggagcctgcttaagaccatataagcttttcttgagcttgcacaccaaagtttctttacctttgacttcaaagcctttgggttgctccatATATATCTCCTCTTCGAAGTTGccgtggagaaatgcagttttaactTCTAACTGCTCGAGCTTAAGATCCATGCTTACTGCTATACCAATGATAACTCAaatggaagtcatcttcaccaccggtgagaaaatctcatcaaagtcaactcttttcttttgactaaaaccttttACAACCAAACGAGCTttgtaccttgtcatgttgtcgtcccttttcaatttcaatgcttttctgccctttggaagctccaccagctcataggtatcattctttaataaggaatccatctctgactccattgccttcatccatttatcactgtcgttatgagctctggcctcctcataagtttcgggctctccataattagtcaacatgatatactctgatgaagaatacttggtagacggtCTTTGACTTCTGCTGGATCTTCTGACttgatcttcattctcttgcggGGCTAGAGGCTCCCACTGATTGGGTTCTCCTTGaatctgctcttcttgactaggctccCCTTAATTAGCAATCTCATGGTTTGgcacatcttgatcaggctccCCTGATCAACATTATCTGGTTCTGCAGGCACTTCATTGGCAGCTATTTCAGGGATGTcatcgtgactttcttcatctgaagctaatggatcaactcctctgacTGAGCCATCTGGTTGTGCTTCTTTATCCGAATCCCTaattgtttgatcttcataaaagaccTCGTCTCtacttcgaataaacttcttttggtatgggtcccataatctgtaaccaaaatcttcaccgccataaccaagaaagatgcatggtgtagctttgtagtctaacttcgatctctgctctttgggcatatgcacaaaagctttgcaaccaaacacctttagatgagagtaagacacatcattaccaATCCACTCTCTTtggaacatcaagacctaatggtactgatagagatcggttgatcaaatagcaggctgtccttacagcttcaccctagaactgcttagataactttgcagtccttagcatacacctgactttctccatgatggttcggttcattcttt
This is a stretch of genomic DNA from Malus domestica chromosome 02, GDT2T_hap1. It encodes these proteins:
- the LOC103401970 gene encoding lysM domain receptor-like kinase 4; its protein translation is MNILPLVSAIILTIFCCSCLIFAQQPYEGQAFSDCNNPETYSKSVLGYTCNGASKSCQTFLTFRSRAPYNAVSAISKLLASDPSPLAEVNSVSETATFETNKLVIVPINCSCSGEYYQLNTSHVVVNGDTFFIIANNTLQGLSTCQAMLNQNGNRTAEDLSIGDRLNVPLRCACPTKNQTDLGFKYLLTYLVAPDDYVSLISNRFGSFGSDTGRTLEANGLPEQGSTIYSFSTLLVPLKNPPNNSQTVEPPSSSPSPPATPPPPPPPPSNNSNKTWVYALVGVLGGGGLVLVIGVIIFCVFFRRSTKKGFDPVIASESFEALEKPQEKVEEEGSRDFLESLSGIAQSLKVYKFEELQRATDGFSTAYLIKGSIYRAKINEDLAAIKEMNGDVSKEINLLKKVSHSNIIRLSGVCFNDGHSYLIYEYAVNGPLSDWIYNSSNDGKFLNWTQRIQIMLDVASGLHYLHSFTTPPHVHKDVMSSNILLDSDFRAKIANFGLARSTEAPEGEFSLTNHIVGTIGYMAPEYLENGLISPKLDVYAFGVLMLEILTGKEVAMFYDLLSDVVNSVLNNKDGGQSLREFMDPSMQESYPPELAVFVIKLIDNCLNKNPAARPGMEEIVQLLSRTLSNSLSWELSSNISGYKTLVGVLGSTETGTGSHSTT